The Sorghum bicolor cultivar BTx623 chromosome 6, Sorghum_bicolor_NCBIv3, whole genome shotgun sequence genome contains the following window.
TTAGGAAGGAATCAGCTAGAAGTATATGACTGGCAATTCCTTGTCTCCCTAACAAATTGTGCACAACTGAAAAAATTGTCCTTGGAGGGAAATATGATGAATGGCAGCCTACCTGGATCAATTGGTAATCTTTCCACAAGCCTTGAATATTTGTTGCTTGGATCCAACCAAATATCAGGCTCCATACCTGTTGAGATAAGCAATCTTGTTAATCTCACTATGCTTAGCATGGAAAACAATTTTCTCTCAGGAAGCATACCTGATAAGATTGGGAAGCTGCGAAACCTATTTATCCTGAACCTATCCAAGAATAAATTATCAGGACAGATCCCTTCCACAGTTGGTAACATTGCCCAACTGAACCAGCTTTACCTTGATGACAACATGTTATCTGGACACATACCAGCAAGTCTAGGACAGTGCACAAGGTTGGCTATGTTAAATTTATCAGTCAATAACCTTGATGGATCCATACCAAGTGAAATCTTCAGTATTTCTTCGCTTTCTTTGGGATTGGACTTGTCAAACAACAATCTTACAGGAACAATACCAGTAGGAATTGGAAAACTGATCAATCTTGGCCTACTGAATATTTCGAGCAACAAGTTATCTGGTCAAATACCAGATGATCTTGGCCAGTGTGCTTTATTATTATCCCTTCAGATGGAAGGCAACACGCTCAGTGGGTTTATTCCTCGGTCTCTCATTGAACTGAAGGCCATTCAACTGATGGATCTCTCTGAAAACAACTTATCTGGTAACATTCCGGATTTCTTCAAGGATTTCAAAACCTTATATTATCTTAATCTATCATACAACAAACTAGAAGGACCAATTCCAACCGGTggcttctttcaaaattcaagtgTTGTATTTTTGGGTGGCAATAAAGGACTCTGTTCAAGGTCCTCCACACTAGCACTACCAGTTTGTGATGGCGCTGGCGCCACTGAACCAAAGAAACACGGTGTACCACTGCTGGTGGTAGTGATACCATCAGTTACTATTGCTTTACTGTTATTGTTATGGTTTTTGGTGACTCTTTGGAAGAAAAGAGTGTTTGAATTTCCAAGTTGGGAGGACATACTGAGAATGGTCTGCTTGGTAGCTGAGACAGAGAGAAGAGAAGTAAAAACTTTTCCGCACAGCAATGAAACTCTAAAGAAGGTATCATATAGTGACATCCTGAGAGCTACCAATTGCTTCTCTTCAGTCCATACAATCAGCTCAACCCGCACCGGATCAGTTTATGTTGGTAGGTTCAAGTATGACAAGAGCCTAGTTGCCATCAAAGTATTCAACTTGAATGAACCTGCAGCATACGAGAGTTACTTTATAGAGTGCGAGGTACTACGAAGCACACGTCATCGTAATTTGATGAGACCTGTGACTTTATGCTCGACATTGGATACAGGAAACCATGAGTTCAAGGCGCTAATCTTCAAGTTCATGGTTAATGGCAGCCTTGAAACCTGGCTGCACTCTGAGCACTACAGTGGTCTGCCGGAGAGAGTGTTAAGCTTAGGCCAGCGGATACACATCGCAGCAGATGTGGCTTCTGCTCTGGACTATGTCCATAATCAAGTTAGTCCTCCTTTGGTCCACTGCGATTTGAAGCCAAGCAATATCCTTTTAGACAAGGACATGACCGCTCGTCTCAGTGACTTTGGGTCTGCAAAGTTTCTATTTCCAGGGCTCAGTGTTCCAAAAAGCCTGGCTGAAGTTGGTGGGACAATTGGATATATGGCACCTGGTGAGTATACTTTTTGCGGTTATTGAGATCAATCAATAGTTTTTCTTGAACTTAAAGCTGTTTATTCCGTTTTGCAGAGTATGCCATGGGCTCTGAAATCGCCACAGAAGGTGACGTCTATAGTTTTGGAGTGCTTCTTCTGGAGATTGTAACAGGAAAACACCCCACGGATGATTTGTTTGTCGATGGACTTAACCTTCACAATTTTGCTGAATCCATGTTCCCAGATAGACTTGCAGAGATTATAGATCCTCATATGGCGCATGAGGAATCTCAACCGTGTACAGAAGTATGGATGCAGAGCTGCATTGTTCCCCTTGTTGCGCTTGGCCTGTCATGTTCCATGGAATCTCCAAAAGATAGACCTAGAATGCAAGATGTGTGTGCAAAACTCTTTGCTATCGAAGACGATTTTCAGAAGTCTCATGGTCAGTTATTGAACTCACCTTGTCCTTGACAGTGGTAGCAGGATGTTGTAGTTAGCTACTGATTCATATAACTGCTGATTTGTAAGTGGGGGGCTGTCTATTTTGACTGAATGAAATAATGTATGAAGAGGAGGTTAAGATCAGGTATGTGATTTGCTGAGAAGACTACTCAAATTCATATGTGATGAGCAGCTGGTACTAAGCGTGATTTTGTTCTTACCTGTACATGCTCAACGTCACTTAACCAGCAACAAAACCTCTGTTTTTTCCCCAGAGCACTAACCTGGTCAGTATTCTACTTATTTTCCAACGTTTGGTCATTTTCTACTTATCCATGCCCCTGTTAAGGCTAAGCAAGTTCGGATGTGTTTTGatcaaaaatttaaaatttcatCCAAAAAATCAATTTTTTGGCCTGTCAATGATCAACACCAGCTATTATCAGCCTGAGCCCTAGATCAGTAGCTTTCTTTTATTTAACAGGCAACTTTCACCAGAGTACTGGCTCGGTTCATCTTTGCTACCCGTGCATTAGTTAGCGCTGAAACGGCTGAGTACATGGCTCTTTACAATCAGTTAATCATGATGGATTTCACGGGAAAAAAAACAAACCTGATTTGCAATATGGCAAGAAATAATTTCAGAATTATTGTTTGAACATAGTCCAGTATAACAAGCATCCTTTTCGCCAAATTTGAGAATGTTGGCAGAAAATGTTTCCTGTACTTCTAACAACCCTTCATCTAATAGTTAAATGACAATATAGTGACCGTGTACAAGTATTCGTCACaaactttttcaaaaaaaagaaaaagaaagattgCAATCAActgtggaaaaaataaaaactgtGTTCTGGTGGCTTCAGTTACATGCTGTGCTGAAGCCTGTTGCACAAGCAGCAGGTTGCGACTTCAGAAATCCAATTCAGCTGTCAGGGAGTTTAGCAATTGTGCATGATGCCGTTATGAGAGTAGAGGGTTTtgtttttgtgtttttttttttttgggggggggggggggggtggcggGGGCATGAATGGATAGTCCAGAAAGGTGTCGATAATTGATAGTATAGAAGAATATCTTGCATCTCAAATATGGATTGTATCACTCTCTAGCCTTCCTCTAGACGTGCAAATTAAGAATTATTTTGTTCATCCTTAATCTCTTAATAAGGGGGAAACAGGGCTGCCATGGGCATATATTGCCAAATTAAGCATTGCATCATGTATCATTGCTCGTTTGTTTCAGGCGTCTATTTAATCTTTTAAGATTATTAGCATGGAGAAAAGAAGCGTGTGCGATTCTGCATACCTGTAGAAAATTCCTTGAACTAAGAATTGTCCTCATCCATCAGTTGTTTTTTATGAGTAGTAGCACTAGTTTATTTTCCTACAACTCCTTGACGTATGACCCGGTAGCCGGTTATATGAAGAGTCAACTAAAGCGTGCTTGGAGTTGATACACTTGTTTAAATAGCACTTGAGTCTAGAACATTTGCTTCAAAGACAACTATAAAATTGAAATAGCATTGAAATCTCCAATATGAACTGGTTATTAGGTGATATTTTATAATCAAATATCGTGGTGATCATGGCGAATCAATCATTGTTAATGATTTGAACTGATAAGTTGAGTCCACTTGATGCACaactaattaaaaaaaatcaagatctagTGAATTTGTATTGTATAAACACAAGATAATAATATAACAAATATATCAATATGGTACAGACACGAGATATAATATATTAAAATGGCAGGACAAACTGTGTACAGATTTCTTATCTCACGTCCCTCTCATTTTAGATGTTCACTTGTTCTGTTCTAGACTTTTAGCACAACCCAGAGGACGATGTCATGCACAAGAGGCAAAGGAGAAAAGTACAAGTTTCTCTACTCTGCATAAATACTATCTCAAAACAAACACATGACATGGGCAAATGCGGGCTGTGGCCTCGTGCACACACAAAAATCACAAATCAAAAGCATCATCAGAACAGAGACATGGTTCCTGGGGTTCTTGATTCCAAATCTCCATCTCCTCATCGCCATGCATACTTCTTCCTGTGCAGCCTATTCATATTACTGTCCACCAACACAGTAACACTCTCATCAGCACAAGCCAGCAATAGGTCCGAGGATGACCGGCAAGCCCTCCTTTGCTTCAAATCTGGTCTCTCCGGGAACTCTGCTGGTGTCCTTGGATCATGGAGCAACGAGTCACTGAACTTCTGCAACTGGCAAGGGGTCACCTGCAGCACGGCCCTCCCAATCCGCGTGGTATCCTTGGAATTAAGGTCAGTGCAACTCAGAGGAAAACTATCAAGTTGTATAGCAAATCTTACTTCTCTAGTGAAGATGGACCTCTCAAACAATTCGATTTCTGGGAACATACCTGATGAAATAGGTTCACTACCTGGACTTCAAACTTTGATGCTTTCTGCCAATAGACTTGAAGGTAACATCCCTCCATCATTCGGCATGGCTGCATCTAACAATTCATTGCTTACCACTCTAATCCTCTTAAAGAACAACCTATCAGGGGAGATCCCAGCTAGCCTGTTCAATGGTCCATCCAAACTTGTCGTGGTTGACCTTCGATCGAATTATCTTTCTGGGGTAATtccatattttcataagatggcATCTCTGCAATTTCTTGGCCTTACTGGAAATTTGCTTTCAGGAAGTATTCCAGCATCTTTGGGAAATATTTCCTCCTTAACTTCCATCTTACTAGCACAAAACAATTTAAGAGGACCAATTCCAGAAACTTTGGGTCAAATCCCAAAGTTGAACATTCTAGACCTAAGCTACAACAGATTGTCGGGGAACGTCCCAGACTTGCTGTACAATGTCTCATCACTCATTTCCTTCAATATAAGCAATAACAGGCTTGCTGGAAAGATACCATCTGATATTGGCCGCTCACTTCCAAACCTCGTGTCATTGATCATGAGAGGCAATGCTTTCACTGAAGAGGTTCCAGCTTCATTGAACAACATTTCAATGCTCCAAGTGATTGATCTCTCAAGCAATTCCCTAAGGAGCTCAGTGCCATCTCTTGGATCCTTGGGATACCTTAATCAACTGCTTCTAGGAAGTAACAAGCTAGAAACTGAAGACTGGGCGTTTCTTACCTCCCTAACAAATTGCAGGAAATTGTTAAAGATAACACTGGATGGGAATGCTCTGAAAGGAAGTCTTCCAAAATCACTCGGCAACCTTTCTACAAGTATACAATGGCTAAACTTCTCAGGTAATCAAATTTCAGGAACTATACCAGCTGAGATAGGAAAACTTGTGAATCTCAATCTGCTTGCCATGGACCAAAACATGCTTTCAGGAATCATTCCCTCCACTATTGGGAATTTAACAAATTTGGTTGTCCTGGCACTGTCCATGAACAGATTGTCAGGTGAAATCCCATCCACAATTGGCAATCTTCCTCAACTGAACAAGCTTTACCTGGATGACAACATGATATCTGGACACATACCAGCAAGTCTAGCACAGTGCACCAGGTTGGCTATGTTAAATTTATCAGTCAATAACCTTGATGGATCCATACCAAGTGAAATCCTCAGTATTTCTTCGCTTTCTTTGGGGTTGGACTTGTCAAACAACAATCTTAAAGGAACAATACCACCACAAATTGGAAAACTGATCAATCTTGGCCTACTGAATGTTTCCAGCAACAAGTTATCTGGTGAAATACCATCTGAACTTGGCCAGTGTGTTTTATTATCATCCCTTCAGATGGAAGGCAACATGCTCAGTGGGGTTATTCCTCAGTCTCTCAATACACTGAAGTCCATACAACAGATGGATCTCTCTGAAAATAACTTATCGGGTTACATTCCAGACTTCTTCGAGAACTTCAAAACCTTATATCATCTTAATCTATCATACAACAAACTAGAAGGACCAATTCCAACCGGTGGTATCTTCACAAATTCAAATGCAGTCATGTTAGAAGGTAACAAGGGGTTATGTCAACAAATTGACATATTTGCATTGCCGATCTGTCCCATCACATCATcaacaaaaagaaaaattaaTGGACGCCTGCTGCTGATAACAGTTCCACCAGTTACTATCGCTTTATTGTCATTTTTATGTGTTGTTGCCACTATTATGAAGGGAAGAACAACCCAACCATCTGAAAGCTACAGAGAGACAATGAAGAAGGTGTCTTATGGAGACATTCTTAAAGCTACCAATTGGTTCTCTCCAATCAACAGGATCAGCTCAAGTCATACAGCATCAGTATACATAGGTAGGTTTCAGTTTGATACAGACCTTGTTGCCATCAAGGTATTTCATCTTGATGAGCAAGGTTCTCTAAATAGCTTTTTCACAGAGTGTGAAGTCCTAA
Protein-coding sequences here:
- the LOC8069400 gene encoding probable LRR receptor-like serine/threonine-protein kinase At3g47570 isoform X1, which produces MCSIVSLLYCLLILLSINITVVTSAEANKTEIDRQALLCFKSGISSDPLGVLNSWRNTSRNFCNWSAVTCDVRHPIRVVSIDLTSMHLTGQISGCIANLTSLSQIHLADNSLSGAIPDELGMLPGLQTLMLAGNHLEGNIPDSLGSSMSLSYVNLANNSLTGSIPHSLASSSSLSTLILSRNSLTGEIPANLFYNSSALTTVDLQMNSFTGVIPPFDKVTALKNLCVTENFLSGGIPPSIGNISSLRFVLLGQNLLTGSVPESLGHISELFELDLSFNSLSGYVPMPLYNLSSLKYISLGSNRLVGQLPSYIGYSLPSLQVLIMQSNNLEGLIPASLENASNLQVLDLSNNSLYGRIPSLGSLAKLRQVLLGRNQLEVYDWQFLVSLTNCAQLKKLSLEGNMMNGSLPGSIGNLSTSLEYLLLGSNQISGSIPVEISNLVNLTMLSMENNFLSGSIPDKIGKLRNLFILNLSKNKLSGQIPSTVGNIAQLNQLYLDDNMLSGHIPASLGQCTRLAMLNLSVNNLDGSIPSEIFSISSLSLGLDLSNNNLTGTIPVGIGKLINLGLLNISSNKLSGQIPDDLGQCALLLSLQMEGNTLSGFIPRSLIELKAIQLMDLSENNLSGNIPDFFKDFKTLYYLNLSYNKLEGPIPTGGFFQNSSVVFLGGNKGLCSRSSTLALPVCDGAGATEPKKHGVPLLVVVIPSVTIALLLLLWFLVTLWKKRVFEFPSWEDILRMVCLVAETERREVKTFPHSNETLKKVSYSDILRATNCFSSVHTISSTRTGSVYVGRFKYDKSLVAIKVFNLNEPAAYESYFIECEVLRSTRHRNLMRPVTLCSTLDTGNHEFKALIFKFMVNGSLETWLHSEHYSGLPERVLSLGQRIHIAADVASALDYVHNQVSPPLVHCDLKPSNILLDKDMTARLSDFGSAKFLFPGLSVPKSLAEVGGTIGYMAPEYAMGSEIATEGDVYSFGVLLLEIVTGKHPTDDLFVDGLNLHNFAESMFPDRLAEIIDPHMAHEESQPCTEVWMQSCIVPLVALGLSCSMESPKDRPRMQDVCAKLFAIEDDFQKSHGQLLNSPCP
- the LOC8069400 gene encoding probable LRR receptor-like serine/threonine-protein kinase At3g47570 isoform X2 — translated: MCSIVSLLYCLLILLSINITVVTSAEANKTEIDRQALLCFKSGISSDPLGVLNSWRNTSRNFCNWSAVTCDIHLADNSLSGAIPDELGMLPGLQTLMLAGNHLEGNIPDSLGSSMSLSYVNLANNSLTGSIPHSLASSSSLSTLILSRNSLTGEIPANLFYNSSALTTVDLQMNSFTGVIPPFDKVTALKNLCVTENFLSGGIPPSIGNISSLRFVLLGQNLLTGSVPESLGHISELFELDLSFNSLSGYVPMPLYNLSSLKYISLGSNRLVGQLPSYIGYSLPSLQVLIMQSNNLEGLIPASLENASNLQVLDLSNNSLYGRIPSLGSLAKLRQVLLGRNQLEVYDWQFLVSLTNCAQLKKLSLEGNMMNGSLPGSIGNLSTSLEYLLLGSNQISGSIPVEISNLVNLTMLSMENNFLSGSIPDKIGKLRNLFILNLSKNKLSGQIPSTVGNIAQLNQLYLDDNMLSGHIPASLGQCTRLAMLNLSVNNLDGSIPSEIFSISSLSLGLDLSNNNLTGTIPVGIGKLINLGLLNISSNKLSGQIPDDLGQCALLLSLQMEGNTLSGFIPRSLIELKAIQLMDLSENNLSGNIPDFFKDFKTLYYLNLSYNKLEGPIPTGGFFQNSSVVFLGGNKGLCSRSSTLALPVCDGAGATEPKKHGVPLLVVVIPSVTIALLLLLWFLVTLWKKRVFEFPSWEDILRMVCLVAETERREVKTFPHSNETLKKVSYSDILRATNCFSSVHTISSTRTGSVYVGRFKYDKSLVAIKVFNLNEPAAYESYFIECEVLRSTRHRNLMRPVTLCSTLDTGNHEFKALIFKFMVNGSLETWLHSEHYSGLPERVLSLGQRIHIAADVASALDYVHNQVSPPLVHCDLKPSNILLDKDMTARLSDFGSAKFLFPGLSVPKSLAEVGGTIGYMAPEYAMGSEIATEGDVYSFGVLLLEIVTGKHPTDDLFVDGLNLHNFAESMFPDRLAEIIDPHMAHEESQPCTEVWMQSCIVPLVALGLSCSMESPKDRPRMQDVCAKLFAIEDDFQKSHGQLLNSPCP
- the LOC8069400 gene encoding putative receptor-like protein kinase At3g47110 isoform X3; this encodes MCSIVSLLYCLLILLSINITVVTSAEANKTEIDRQALLCFKSGISSDPLGVLNSWRNTSRNFCNWSAVTCDVRHPIRVVSIDLTSMHLTGQISGCIANLTSLSQIHLADNSLSGAIPDELGMLPGLQTLMLAGNHLEGNHEFKALIFKFMVNGSLETWLHSEHYSGLPERVLSLGQRIHIAADVASALDYVHNQVSPPLVHCDLKPSNILLDKDMTARLSDFGSAKFLFPGLSVPKSLAEVGGTIGYMAPEYAMGSEIATEGDVYSFGVLLLEIVTGKHPTDDLFVDGLNLHNFAESMFPDRLAEIIDPHMAHEESQPCTEVWMQSCIVPLVALGLSCSMESPKDRPRMQDVCAKLFAIEDDFQKSHGQLLNSPCP
- the LOC8069401 gene encoding probable LRR receptor-like serine/threonine-protein kinase At3g47570 isoform X1, with protein sequence MHKRQRRKVQVSLLCINTISKQTHDMGKCGLWPRAHTKITNQKHHQNRDMVPGVLDSKSPSPHRHAYFFLCSLFILLSTNTVTLSSAQASNRSEDDRQALLCFKSGLSGNSAGVLGSWSNESLNFCNWQGVTCSTALPIRVVSLELRSVQLRGKLSSCIANLTSLVKMDLSNNSISGNIPDEIGSLPGLQTLMLSANRLEGNIPPSFGMAASNNSLLTTLILLKNNLSGEIPASLFNGPSKLVVVDLRSNYLSGVIPYFHKMASLQFLGLTGNLLSGSIPASLGNISSLTSILLAQNNLRGPIPETLGQIPKLNILDLSYNRLSGNVPDLLYNVSSLISFNISNNRLAGKIPSDIGRSLPNLVSLIMRGNAFTEEVPASLNNISMLQVIDLSSNSLRSSVPSLGSLGYLNQLLLGSNKLETEDWAFLTSLTNCRKLLKITLDGNALKGSLPKSLGNLSTSIQWLNFSGNQISGTIPAEIGKLVNLNLLAMDQNMLSGIIPSTIGNLTNLVVLALSMNRLSGEIPSTIGNLPQLNKLYLDDNMISGHIPASLAQCTRLAMLNLSVNNLDGSIPSEILSISSLSLGLDLSNNNLKGTIPPQIGKLINLGLLNVSSNKLSGEIPSELGQCVLLSSLQMEGNMLSGVIPQSLNTLKSIQQMDLSENNLSGYIPDFFENFKTLYHLNLSYNKLEGPIPTGGIFTNSNAVMLEGNKGLCQQIDIFALPICPITSSTKRKINGRLLLITVPPVTIALLSFLCVVATIMKGRTTQPSESYRETMKKVSYGDILKATNWFSPINRISSSHTASVYIGRFQFDTDLVAIKVFHLDEQGSLNSFFTECEVLKHTRHRNLVQAITLCSTVDFENNEFKALVYEFMANGSLDMWIHPRLHQRSPRRVLSLGQRISIAADVASALDYMHNQLTPPLIHCDLKPSNVLLDYDMTSRIGDFGSAKFLSSSLNSTPEGLVGASGTIGYIAPEYGMGCKISTGGDVYGFGVLLLEMLTAKRPTDRLFGNDLSLHKYVDLAFPNKINEILDPQMPHEDVVVSTLCMQRYIIPLVEIGLMCSMESPKDRPGMQDVCAKLEAIKEAFVETF
- the LOC8069401 gene encoding receptor kinase-like protein Xa21 isoform X2, yielding MLSANRLEGNIPPSFGMAASNNSLLTTLILLKNNLSGEIPASLFNGPSKLVVVDLRSNYLSGVIPYFHKMASLQFLGLTGNLLSGSIPASLGNISSLTSILLAQNNLRGPIPETLGQIPKLNILDLSYNRLSGNVPDLLYNVSSLISFNISNNRLAGKIPSDIGRSLPNLVSLIMRGNAFTEEVPASLNNISMLQVIDLSSNSLRSSVPSLGSLGYLNQLLLGSNKLETEDWAFLTSLTNCRKLLKITLDGNALKGSLPKSLGNLSTSIQWLNFSGNQISGTIPAEIGKLVNLNLLAMDQNMLSGIIPSTIGNLTNLVVLALSMNRLSGEIPSTIGNLPQLNKLYLDDNMISGHIPASLAQCTRLAMLNLSVNNLDGSIPSEILSISSLSLGLDLSNNNLKGTIPPQIGKLINLGLLNVSSNKLSGEIPSELGQCVLLSSLQMEGNMLSGVIPQSLNTLKSIQQMDLSENNLSGYIPDFFENFKTLYHLNLSYNKLEGPIPTGGIFTNSNAVMLEGNKGLCQQIDIFALPICPITSSTKRKINGRLLLITVPPVTIALLSFLCVVATIMKGRTTQPSESYRETMKKVSYGDILKATNWFSPINRISSSHTASVYIGRFQFDTDLVAIKVFHLDEQGSLNSFFTECEVLKHTRHRNLVQAITLCSTVDFENNEFKALVYEFMANGSLDMWIHPRLHQRSPRRVLSLGQRISIAADVASALDYMHNQLTPPLIHCDLKPSNVLLDYDMTSRIGDFGSAKFLSSSLNSTPEGLVGASGTIGYIAPEYGMGCKISTGGDVYGFGVLLLEMLTAKRPTDRLFGNDLSLHKYVDLAFPNKINEILDPQMPHEDVVVSTLCMQRYIIPLVEIGLMCSMESPKDRPGMQDVCAKLEAIKEAFVETF